In one window of Frigoriglobus tundricola DNA:
- a CDS encoding efflux RND transporter permease subunit produces MSVWDICIRRPVFTVMIVAAPVVLGLAALGRLGIDLMPSVDFATVTVSTSYPGASAEEVEASVTKPIEEAVNTLGGIDELRSTSKEGMSAVTVQFELSKNGAVAAYEVESKIRATISQLPTGAQTPVVSKVDPDSSPVVTVAVYGNRDPREVTELARKKLKEELETLDGVGSVTLIGGRRRAVQVVIDPDRLAGYENLTVEDVRQAVLRGNKELPGGRIDRGRSELTLRTIGRVGKPAEFEGLIITDRGGQPVRIRDVGRVEDSYEEPRTLSRLWSRDRHAADGGGEAAVCLYVQKQSGTNTVAVVDAVKRRLADLEPQLPDDIRVEVIRDQSRFIKSSIGEVKTHLVLAAVLVSLTILLFIRDWRTTLIATVAIPTSMVGTFAFMSWMGFTLNNMTMLGLILAVGIVVDDAVVVHENIFRHMEEYGRSARAAASAATKEISLAVVATTLSLLVIFAPIVFMGGRPGRFFGSFGYVVAFSVLLSLCVSLTMTPMLCSRFLKRPEGARSKDGAGWRLVAGAYTAVLGWSLRHRWAVVLISVGVLASTPVTMSRLGFDFMPQDDQSEFEVSITLPEGYSLDRADEAFGEVDRRLRELRGVELTYTVIGDTTGNNSRGEGEVTKGTLYVRITDLKRRDYSQFDVMNDARAVLVEYPDLKASVQESAAISAAGLRQVMIDVNLRGPDMNKLQQYSDEIADWMRAHGGYIDVDTSLGARKPELRMRPDRERMSDLGVSPATVGSTANVLVGGELLSSYKELDETYDVWLRAELGGRRNEDGIGRLTVPSTKAPSGVTQLGNVVRFEAARGPATIERMSRQRQVVVSANLADGFSLGTGVSELTEHLRSKGMPAEYSFEFTGRAKVMKETDNQFGSAFLLAFVFMYMVLAAQFESLVHPISILAALPLVIPCALVSLVLLGSNLELYSIIGLLMLVGIVKKNGILQIDYTNQLRAGGRPRDAAILEANRTRLRPILMTTVMLVAAMVPMALGEGPGAAARAGMAKLIIGGQSLSLLLTLLVTPVAYSLFDDFGRWLGRVFRSEPKDATERAPEAPPSSGTAVAGEVG; encoded by the coding sequence GTGAGCGTTTGGGACATTTGCATCCGCCGGCCGGTGTTCACGGTCATGATCGTGGCCGCCCCGGTCGTGCTCGGCCTGGCCGCCCTCGGCCGCCTCGGGATCGACCTGATGCCGAGCGTCGATTTCGCCACCGTGACCGTCTCCACCTCCTACCCCGGTGCGAGCGCGGAAGAGGTGGAGGCGTCCGTCACCAAGCCCATCGAGGAGGCGGTCAACACCCTCGGCGGGATCGACGAGCTGAGGTCCACGAGCAAGGAGGGCATGTCCGCGGTGACGGTCCAGTTCGAACTGAGTAAGAACGGGGCGGTCGCGGCCTACGAGGTGGAGTCCAAGATCCGGGCCACCATCAGTCAGCTCCCCACTGGCGCCCAGACCCCGGTCGTCAGCAAGGTGGATCCGGACTCGTCCCCGGTCGTCACGGTGGCCGTGTACGGCAACCGCGACCCCCGCGAGGTGACCGAGCTCGCCCGCAAGAAGCTCAAGGAGGAGCTGGAAACGCTCGACGGGGTCGGCTCCGTCACGCTCATCGGCGGGCGGCGGCGGGCGGTGCAGGTGGTGATCGACCCGGACCGGCTCGCCGGGTACGAGAACCTGACCGTCGAAGACGTCCGGCAGGCGGTCCTCCGGGGGAACAAAGAGCTGCCCGGCGGCCGGATCGATCGGGGGCGGTCCGAACTGACGCTGCGCACCATCGGCCGGGTCGGCAAGCCGGCCGAGTTCGAGGGGCTGATCATCACCGACCGGGGCGGGCAGCCGGTTCGGATTCGCGACGTCGGCCGGGTGGAGGACTCCTACGAGGAGCCGCGGACCCTGAGCCGCCTGTGGTCGCGCGACCGGCACGCCGCGGACGGGGGCGGCGAGGCCGCCGTCTGCCTGTACGTCCAGAAGCAGTCCGGGACCAACACCGTGGCGGTCGTCGACGCCGTGAAGCGCCGATTGGCGGACCTCGAACCGCAGCTACCGGACGACATCCGCGTCGAGGTGATCCGCGACCAGTCCCGGTTCATCAAGAGCTCGATCGGTGAAGTGAAGACGCACCTGGTGCTGGCGGCGGTGCTCGTCAGCCTGACGATCCTCCTGTTCATCCGCGACTGGCGGACCACGCTCATCGCGACGGTCGCCATCCCCACGTCGATGGTCGGCACCTTCGCGTTCATGAGCTGGATGGGGTTCACCCTGAACAACATGACCATGCTCGGGCTGATCCTCGCGGTCGGAATCGTCGTCGACGACGCCGTGGTCGTCCACGAGAACATTTTCCGGCACATGGAGGAGTACGGGCGCAGCGCCCGCGCGGCCGCGTCGGCGGCGACGAAGGAGATCTCCCTGGCCGTGGTGGCGACCACCCTGTCGCTGCTCGTGATCTTCGCCCCGATCGTCTTCATGGGCGGGCGGCCCGGCCGGTTCTTCGGCAGCTTCGGGTACGTGGTTGCGTTCTCGGTGCTGCTGAGCCTGTGCGTGTCGCTCACCATGACCCCGATGCTCTGTTCCCGGTTCCTGAAGCGCCCCGAAGGGGCCCGGAGCAAGGACGGGGCGGGGTGGCGGCTGGTCGCGGGCGCTTATACGGCCGTCCTCGGCTGGTCCCTCCGGCACCGGTGGGCGGTGGTTCTCATCTCCGTGGGCGTTCTGGCGTCGACCCCGGTCACCATGAGCCGGCTCGGGTTCGACTTCATGCCGCAAGACGACCAGAGCGAATTCGAGGTGTCCATCACCCTGCCCGAAGGGTACTCCCTGGACCGGGCGGACGAGGCGTTCGGCGAGGTCGACCGCCGCCTCCGCGAGTTGCGGGGGGTCGAACTGACCTACACGGTCATCGGTGACACGACCGGCAACAACAGCCGCGGCGAAGGTGAGGTGACCAAGGGGACGCTCTACGTCCGCATCACCGACCTGAAGCGGCGCGACTATTCGCAGTTCGACGTCATGAACGACGCCCGCGCGGTGCTGGTCGAGTACCCGGACCTGAAAGCATCGGTGCAAGAATCGGCCGCGATCTCGGCGGCCGGTTTGCGGCAGGTGATGATCGACGTGAACCTGCGCGGCCCCGACATGAACAAGCTCCAGCAGTACTCCGACGAAATCGCCGACTGGATGCGCGCCCACGGCGGGTACATCGACGTGGACACCAGCCTGGGGGCCCGCAAGCCGGAGCTGCGGATGCGACCGGACCGGGAACGGATGTCGGACCTGGGGGTGTCGCCGGCCACGGTCGGGAGCACCGCGAACGTACTGGTCGGCGGGGAGCTGCTGTCGAGTTACAAGGAGCTCGACGAGACCTACGACGTGTGGCTGCGGGCCGAGCTGGGCGGGCGCCGGAACGAGGACGGGATCGGGCGGTTGACCGTGCCCTCGACCAAGGCGCCGAGCGGGGTGACACAACTCGGCAACGTGGTCCGGTTCGAGGCCGCACGCGGCCCCGCCACCATCGAGCGCATGTCCCGCCAGCGGCAGGTGGTGGTGTCGGCCAACCTGGCCGACGGGTTCTCTCTGGGCACGGGCGTGTCGGAGCTGACCGAGCACCTGCGGTCGAAGGGGATGCCGGCCGAGTACTCGTTCGAGTTCACCGGCCGGGCGAAGGTGATGAAGGAGACGGACAACCAGTTCGGCTCGGCGTTCCTGTTGGCGTTCGTGTTCATGTACATGGTACTGGCCGCCCAGTTCGAGAGCCTGGTTCACCCGATCAGCATCCTGGCGGCGCTACCGCTGGTGATCCCGTGCGCGCTCGTGTCGCTGGTGCTGCTCGGCTCGAACCTGGAACTGTACTCGATCATCGGTCTGCTGATGCTGGTCGGAATCGTCAAGAAGAACGGCATCCTCCAGATCGATTACACGAACCAGCTCCGCGCCGGGGGCCGGCCCCGCGACGCGGCCATTCTGGAGGCGAACCGGACCCGGTTGCGGCCGATCCTGATGACCACGGTCATGCTGGTGGCGGCGATGGTCCCGATGGCGCTGGGCGAGGGCCCGGGGGCCGCGGCCCGGGCCGGGATGGCGAAGCTCATCATCGGCGGCCAGTCGCTCTCGCTCCTGCTCACCCTGCTGGTCACCCCGGTGGCGTACTCGCTGTTCGACGACTTCGGCCGGTGGCTCGGCCGGGTCTTCCGATCGGAACCGAAGGACGCCACCGAACGCGCGCCCGAGGCCCCCCCCAGCTCAGGTACAGCTGTGGCCGGTGAGGTGGGATAG
- a CDS encoding glycosyltransferase family 2 protein produces MKLSLIIPVFNEKEVLPVLLDALRPVLAGFRCDYEIVFIDDGSRDGTRQLLTAAAASDPRIKVLGFSRNFGHQAAITAGLDFVSGDAAVVMDADLQDPPELLRDMVGLFEQGFDVVSAQRTGREGEGPFKRWTAAAFYRLMRRAIDERLRPQVGDFRLFSRRAVLALRGFREQHRFMRGLVAWLGLKEAILPFHRPARAAGTTKYPAWKMARFAWTAISSFSALPLKLSLVGGLLLTALGFLYGGFVLYETFVLQTTVRGWGSLVCLQLLFSGATLTAVGLVGDYVGRIYEELKGRPLYVVSEVTNLAPPVLPPRGVCVAHVGDQNSKAERAKHSELAAAENLTQNGAGS; encoded by the coding sequence ATGAAGCTTTCACTGATCATCCCCGTGTTCAACGAAAAAGAGGTTCTGCCGGTCCTCCTGGATGCCCTCCGGCCGGTGCTCGCCGGATTCAGATGCGACTACGAAATCGTTTTCATTGATGACGGCAGTCGGGACGGAACCCGGCAGCTCTTGACCGCCGCCGCGGCGAGCGATCCACGAATCAAGGTGCTGGGCTTCAGCCGAAATTTCGGCCACCAGGCCGCCATCACGGCGGGCCTGGACTTCGTCTCCGGGGATGCGGCGGTCGTGATGGACGCCGACCTCCAGGACCCGCCCGAATTGCTCCGTGACATGGTGGGCCTGTTCGAGCAGGGGTTCGATGTGGTGTCCGCCCAGCGCACCGGGCGCGAGGGCGAAGGGCCGTTCAAGCGGTGGACGGCGGCCGCGTTCTACCGGCTGATGCGGCGGGCGATCGACGAGCGCCTGCGCCCCCAGGTCGGTGACTTTCGCCTGTTCAGCCGGCGCGCCGTGCTGGCGCTCCGCGGGTTCCGCGAGCAACACCGGTTCATGCGGGGCTTGGTGGCGTGGCTCGGCTTAAAAGAAGCCATTCTGCCGTTCCACCGGCCCGCCCGGGCGGCCGGGACAACAAAGTACCCGGCGTGGAAGATGGCCCGGTTCGCCTGGACCGCGATCTCGTCGTTTTCGGCGCTGCCGTTGAAGCTGAGTCTCGTTGGCGGCCTTCTCTTGACCGCTCTCGGGTTCCTCTACGGCGGGTTCGTGCTGTACGAGACGTTCGTATTGCAGACGACGGTCCGGGGGTGGGGCTCGCTGGTCTGCCTCCAACTGCTGTTCTCCGGGGCCACACTAACCGCCGTCGGGTTGGTGGGCGATTACGTGGGCCGGATCTACGAGGAACTCAAGGGCCGGCCCCTTTATGTCGTGTCGGAGGTGACCAACCTCGCCCCGCCGGTGCTCCCGCCGCGCGGGGTCTGTGTCGCCCACGTCGGCGATCAGAACTCAAAGGCCGAGAGGGCCAAACACAGCGAACTCGCCGCGGCCGAAAATCTCACCCAGAACGGAGCCGGGTCGTGA
- a CDS encoding ArnT family glycosyltransferase, whose amino-acid sequence MGPTTEPAVQVGVEPRRLFARWGEGAAVLLVVLVAGGTRLWHLDQNGSGNAYYAAAVRSMLASESNFFFGAFDPVGYITVDKPPGALWVQAASAKVFGFRGVALLAPQALMGVASVLVTYRLVRRPFGPAAGLLAGLILAVTPISVAVDRDNLPDTALVLVLLLAARALARASETGRWQPLVLATALVGVGFNIKMLAAFVVLPTFYLVYLLAAPVRWRARVAHLAAATAVLVIVSLSWSVAVELTPPEQRPYIGGSRTNSALELALGYNGLGRVFGGSGNFSPGAGPPGGLPGLPGGAPGAQPPPPAGNPPDAVPPTGPLPFPLGPPPEGFRPPFPPGGPGEGVPPFPPGGPGEGLPPFPPKGAFPPDEPGAGPPPFLPGGPPGGHRCFHQVPPQARACRARVALPVRARHPGRAAHRDSPGAVLVPARRSVAPPAYCGSPARALPGKLPGCCRWRS is encoded by the coding sequence ATGGGCCCGACAACGGAACCGGCGGTACAGGTCGGTGTCGAACCGCGCCGCCTATTCGCCCGGTGGGGCGAGGGGGCGGCCGTCTTGCTGGTCGTCCTCGTGGCCGGTGGCACGCGCCTTTGGCACCTGGACCAGAACGGCTCCGGCAACGCGTACTACGCCGCCGCGGTGCGGAGCATGCTGGCAAGCGAGAGCAACTTCTTCTTCGGGGCGTTCGACCCCGTCGGGTACATCACAGTCGATAAACCGCCCGGAGCCTTGTGGGTCCAGGCCGCCAGCGCCAAGGTGTTCGGCTTTCGGGGCGTCGCCCTGCTCGCGCCGCAGGCCCTCATGGGAGTGGCTTCGGTGCTGGTAACCTACAGGCTCGTCCGCCGCCCCTTCGGTCCCGCGGCGGGACTACTGGCCGGACTCATCCTGGCGGTTACGCCGATCAGCGTCGCGGTCGATCGCGACAACCTGCCGGACACCGCGCTCGTCCTCGTTCTGTTGTTGGCCGCGCGGGCGTTGGCCCGTGCATCCGAAACCGGTCGCTGGCAGCCGCTGGTGCTCGCGACCGCGTTAGTGGGTGTCGGGTTCAACATCAAGATGCTCGCGGCTTTCGTCGTTCTGCCGACGTTCTATCTGGTTTACCTTCTCGCCGCGCCGGTTCGCTGGCGGGCGCGTGTGGCGCACCTCGCGGCGGCGACCGCGGTTCTCGTGATTGTGTCGTTGTCCTGGTCGGTGGCCGTCGAGTTGACACCCCCTGAGCAGCGCCCGTACATCGGCGGGTCGCGGACCAACTCGGCTCTGGAGCTGGCCCTGGGGTACAACGGGCTCGGCCGGGTCTTTGGCGGATCGGGGAACTTCAGTCCCGGTGCCGGTCCGCCCGGTGGCCTGCCGGGTCTCCCTGGCGGGGCACCAGGGGCGCAACCCCCTCCGCCCGCCGGCAACCCACCGGATGCAGTGCCGCCGACTGGACCGCTGCCCTTTCCGCTCGGGCCGCCGCCCGAAGGATTCCGCCCACCGTTCCCCCCTGGCGGGCCGGGTGAGGGGGTCCCACCGTTCCCCCCTGGCGGGCCGGGTGAGGGGCTCCCGCCGTTCCCTCCAAAGGGCGCGTTCCCGCCCGATGAGCCGGGCGCCGGCCCGCCACCCTTCCTGCCTGGCGGTCCGCCAGGGGGGCACCGGTGCTTCCACCAGGTGCCGCCCCAGGCCCGGGCATGCCGGGCCCGGGTGGCGCTCCCGGTCCGGGCGCGCCACCCGGGCCGGGCGGCCCACCGGGATTCCCCGGGCGCGGTCCTGGTCCCGGCGCGCCGTTCGGTGGCACCCCCGGCGTACTGCGGTTCGCCGGCGCGGGCATTGCCGGGCAAATTACCTGGCTGTTGCCGCTGGCGGTCGTAG
- a CDS encoding acyltransferase family protein, whose amino-acid sequence MLLGVVYHTILFRMFVAPMPPGPPGPGGPPGASGPAVWLQDWLHSFRMPLFFLISGFFSAMMFEKYGAGKYMGRRWTRIGVPLVVGLFTFGPLYILTRDAVTSGPGGGPVGVPFGPPPVGGSGVPGPPPGFGLGAPGGMPFGPPPGGSVDGPGGVPFGPPPGGGPRGPFGAGGGVSERIFGASDRYFHLNHLWFLWYLLVFITLAPPVGWCFDRIGRGPLGRWLRGPLLFPVVLGTVGIPALVAAAGPFGRGLGLVPAIFRGFPDFLWHFDADMAFYAIDFLAGWWLFQGRAALAALARWGFFNLALGIATFAAYVSFGPGLGFPGPGSAPQPDPNRLMWLALYSLSSAFTAVGFIGVFQRCLDRPTRTGRYLADTALWVYLIHQPLVIVGLAVVGPLQLPWWVQTAGVATGAVVGGLLLFEAVVRPTPLMRLFGPTIRGQTGDVASEVGCEANRGGSDPPTAPNSDSLRSVAQAVAAHGTSAGTSSGD is encoded by the coding sequence ATGCTTCTCGGTGTGGTCTACCACACGATACTCTTCCGGATGTTCGTCGCACCCATGCCGCCCGGCCCGCCCGGACCAGGAGGTCCGCCCGGAGCGTCGGGCCCGGCGGTCTGGCTACAGGACTGGCTGCACAGCTTCCGGATGCCGCTGTTCTTTTTGATCTCGGGCTTCTTCAGCGCGATGATGTTCGAGAAGTACGGTGCGGGCAAATACATGGGCCGGCGCTGGACGCGGATCGGCGTTCCGCTGGTCGTCGGATTATTTACGTTCGGCCCGTTGTACATCCTGACGCGGGACGCGGTGACTTCGGGACCCGGCGGCGGTCCGGTTGGGGTGCCGTTCGGTCCGCCGCCCGTGGGAGGGAGCGGTGTACCTGGTCCGCCCCCAGGCTTTGGCTTGGGTGCTCCGGGCGGGATGCCGTTCGGCCCGCCCCCGGGCGGAAGTGTGGATGGGCCCGGAGGGGTGCCGTTCGGCCCGCCCCCGGGCGGTGGTCCGCGCGGGCCGTTCGGGGCGGGCGGTGGGGTGAGCGAACGCATCTTCGGGGCGTCCGACCGCTATTTCCATCTCAACCACCTTTGGTTTCTCTGGTACTTGCTCGTGTTCATAACCCTCGCCCCACCGGTGGGGTGGTGCTTCGACCGAATCGGCCGCGGTCCCCTCGGCCGATGGCTCCGCGGCCCGCTTCTGTTCCCAGTGGTGCTGGGCACGGTCGGCATCCCGGCACTGGTGGCCGCGGCCGGCCCGTTCGGTCGAGGGTTGGGACTCGTCCCGGCGATCTTTCGCGGGTTCCCGGATTTCCTCTGGCACTTCGACGCCGACATGGCGTTTTACGCGATCGATTTCCTGGCCGGTTGGTGGCTGTTCCAGGGACGTGCGGCGCTCGCGGCGTTAGCCCGGTGGGGGTTTTTCAATCTCGCTTTGGGGATTGCGACGTTTGCGGCTTATGTGTCATTCGGTCCGGGCCTCGGTTTCCCCGGTCCCGGATCCGCACCGCAGCCCGATCCGAATCGGCTGATGTGGCTCGCCCTTTACAGTCTGAGTTCGGCGTTCACCGCTGTGGGGTTCATCGGCGTGTTTCAGCGGTGCCTCGATCGACCGACCCGCACGGGGCGCTATCTGGCCGACACGGCCCTCTGGGTCTACTTGATTCACCAACCCCTGGTCATCGTCGGACTCGCCGTCGTCGGCCCGCTGCAGTTGCCCTGGTGGGTTCAGACGGCCGGCGTCGCGACGGGCGCGGTCGTCGGCGGGTTGCTCTTGTTTGAAGCAGTTGTCCGCCCCACTCCGCTCATGCGCCTCTTCGGTCCCACCATACGGGGTCAAACGGGCGACGTTGCGAGTGAAGTAGGATGCGAGGCGAACCGCGGCGGAAGCGATCCCCCGACGGCACCGAACTCGGATTCTCTCCGTTCAGTGGCTCAGGCCGTTGCCGCGCACGGAACGAGTGCCGGCACCTCGTCCGGCGACTGA
- a CDS encoding TIR domain-containing protein, which yields MSFLSEDEYQFEFVPLGRDRSLDGFIDFEGTPFDGRVREVVPVLASQRGMSFSWSSRSCQTRTHWALKEKALFDVLVSAGVAGPFFANTGGKLGRVEEMRFKGALSFPGEKRPDVAAVADELKKVLPKGTVFYDFDFTARLARPNLDSLLQRTYLKNSDLVVVFLCGDYERKMWCGIEWRAVCAIVNDKSDHSVVLVRFDQADIPGVLPQDGSIDTESAKFTPVQAAQFILECVRLNEEAAAS from the coding sequence TTGAGCTTCCTGTCCGAAGACGAGTACCAGTTCGAGTTCGTGCCGCTCGGGCGGGACCGGTCCCTGGACGGGTTCATCGACTTCGAGGGGACGCCGTTCGACGGGCGCGTGCGGGAGGTCGTGCCGGTACTCGCCAGCCAGCGCGGGATGTCGTTTTCGTGGTCCTCGAGGAGCTGCCAGACCCGGACACACTGGGCGCTCAAGGAAAAGGCTCTCTTCGATGTCCTGGTGTCCGCGGGTGTAGCCGGCCCGTTCTTTGCGAACACCGGAGGGAAGTTGGGACGTGTCGAGGAAATGCGGTTCAAGGGGGCACTGTCATTTCCAGGTGAAAAGCGGCCCGACGTCGCTGCCGTAGCCGACGAACTCAAGAAGGTGCTTCCGAAGGGAACGGTCTTCTACGACTTCGACTTTACTGCCCGACTCGCGCGCCCGAACTTGGACAGCCTGCTTCAACGGACTTACCTCAAGAACTCCGACTTGGTCGTGGTCTTCCTCTGCGGTGACTACGAACGAAAGATGTGGTGCGGAATCGAGTGGCGAGCGGTCTGTGCTATTGTCAATGATAAGAGCGACCATTCGGTCGTGCTCGTGAGGTTCGATCAGGCCGACATTCCTGGTGTGCTCCCACAAGACGGTTCCATCGACACCGAGAGTGCGAAGTTCACTCCGGTTCAAGCCGCACAGTTCATCCTCGAGTGCGTGCGACTGAACGAAGAGGCGGCGGCGAGCTAG
- a CDS encoding efflux RND transporter periplasmic adaptor subunit — MTKRKGLFGAVVAAVVVVGVAVGGLALGPPGGPPKGRPVGPPGPAGGGPNGVRGTDPVVVTLEATVARPVQRTVSVVGSLYGREEVSVSPKAEGRVRWVRHDVGDEVAPGAVLAELDPTDAEFAIAEAQKGLDLELAKLGMKEPPGGAFDITTLPAVARALARERLTEAKHRRQVNSRTSGVGSEEDFAQAEYDYRDAKEASRQAKFDAETTLAAVRQRLAVLDTARQRLKDTRICAPPLAPPTPVGPSDGTSPGRNSAGEPVNYLVAQRTVSEGEMVRSMAGGLFRLVAADALKLQAAVPERYLGEVKVGQRVEIRVEAFPRAVFPGAVARVNPTVDRANRTFQIEVAAPNPNRRLAPGCFAKAEIRTRLDPDAVLVPEEALVQYAGVTKVFTVRGDKAVAVAVRSLDGRVEIGAAGRSRFLVEVASELRAGDRVVTTGQTKLTDGAPVRLRGEPEKEVRP; from the coding sequence GGGGCGGCCGGTAGGACCGCCGGGGCCGGCCGGGGGCGGCCCGAACGGCGTTCGGGGCACCGATCCGGTGGTGGTCACGCTGGAGGCGACCGTTGCCCGGCCCGTTCAGCGGACGGTGTCCGTCGTCGGTTCGCTCTACGGGCGCGAAGAGGTGTCCGTGTCACCCAAGGCCGAGGGCCGGGTCCGGTGGGTCCGCCACGACGTCGGGGACGAGGTGGCACCCGGCGCGGTGCTCGCCGAACTCGATCCCACGGATGCGGAATTCGCCATCGCCGAGGCCCAGAAGGGCCTGGACCTGGAACTCGCGAAGCTCGGGATGAAGGAGCCGCCCGGTGGCGCGTTCGACATCACCACCCTGCCCGCGGTGGCCCGCGCACTGGCCCGCGAGCGGCTCACCGAGGCGAAGCACCGACGCCAAGTGAACTCCCGAACGAGCGGGGTGGGGTCGGAAGAGGACTTCGCCCAGGCGGAGTACGACTACCGCGATGCCAAGGAGGCTTCCCGCCAGGCCAAGTTCGACGCCGAAACGACCCTGGCCGCCGTCCGCCAGCGATTGGCCGTCCTGGACACCGCCCGGCAACGGCTCAAGGACACGCGCATCTGTGCGCCGCCCCTGGCCCCCCCCACTCCGGTTGGCCCCTCCGACGGAACAAGCCCGGGCCGGAATTCGGCCGGGGAGCCGGTTAACTACCTCGTTGCCCAGCGGACCGTCTCCGAGGGTGAAATGGTCCGTTCGATGGCGGGCGGTCTGTTTCGGCTGGTGGCGGCCGACGCGCTCAAGCTCCAGGCCGCCGTACCGGAACGATACCTCGGCGAAGTCAAGGTCGGGCAGCGCGTCGAGATCCGGGTCGAGGCGTTCCCGCGGGCCGTGTTCCCGGGGGCGGTGGCCCGCGTGAACCCGACGGTGGACCGGGCGAACCGGACGTTCCAGATCGAAGTCGCGGCCCCCAACCCGAACCGGCGCCTCGCCCCCGGCTGCTTTGCCAAGGCGGAAATACGGACCCGACTCGACCCGGACGCCGTGCTGGTACCCGAGGAAGCGCTGGTCCAGTACGCCGGGGTAACGAAGGTGTTCACGGTCCGCGGGGACAAGGCCGTTGCGGTCGCCGTCCGGTCGCTCGACGGGCGGGTCGAGATCGGGGCGGCCGGGCGGTCACGGTTCCTGGTGGAAGTGGCTAGCGAACTGCGCGCCGGCGACCGGGTGGTTACGACGGGCCAGACCAAACTGACGGACGGCGCACCGGTCCGCCTGCGCGGCGAACCCGAAAAGGAGGTCCGGCCGTGA
- a CDS encoding mannosyltransferase YkcB-related protein — MAGVRAGRRWPLGAQHIALLLWGGWLGTHWVVFSFARGIFHEYYTTVMGPAVAALAGAGTVALWREWFESGGRRGFLPTALFLTATWEAFIINREPELRRWLLPVLAAGIAFGLLGPLAVRWLKVRRWAGPGAQVATALAVLVLLVAPTCWSVAVVVAPGNPVIPNADPTALVGSERRGPGPFPFGTRPGENDKLVEFLRANRRNERFLVVAAESMAVSSIIIETGEPAVSLGGFMGADPTVTEEQFAQMVRDGVVRFVLSGGPAAGMRPPGGFPFPPPGGGPPGGPGNSPIMGWVRAHGKEVNPDLWRTDGPEGERSRRPGPGGPPGFMNRLYDCRPELGLLVPAAGAGGARSDAPNGPAPNGGQK; from the coding sequence GTGGCCGGCGTTCGGGCCGGGCGGCGGTGGCCGTTGGGGGCACAGCACATCGCCCTCCTGCTGTGGGGCGGGTGGCTCGGCACGCACTGGGTGGTGTTCAGCTTCGCCCGCGGCATTTTCCACGAGTACTACACAACGGTCATGGGGCCGGCCGTGGCCGCACTGGCCGGAGCGGGAACCGTTGCGCTCTGGCGGGAGTGGTTTGAAAGCGGCGGCCGGCGCGGGTTCCTGCCCACGGCCCTTTTTCTGACGGCGACCTGGGAAGCGTTCATCATCAACCGCGAACCCGAACTGCGCCGCTGGCTGTTGCCGGTTCTGGCCGCTGGAATCGCGTTCGGTCTCCTCGGCCCACTCGCCGTCCGCTGGTTAAAAGTCCGGCGGTGGGCCGGGCCGGGGGCACAGGTGGCGACCGCACTTGCCGTGCTGGTGCTGCTCGTCGCGCCGACGTGTTGGTCGGTTGCCGTGGTCGTGGCTCCGGGCAACCCCGTCATACCCAACGCCGACCCGACGGCCCTGGTCGGAAGCGAGAGGCGCGGACCGGGGCCGTTTCCGTTCGGCACGCGCCCCGGGGAAAACGACAAGCTGGTCGAGTTCCTCCGTGCGAACCGCCGCAACGAGCGGTTTCTGGTTGTTGCCGCGGAGAGCATGGCAGTGAGTTCCATCATCATCGAAACCGGCGAACCGGCGGTTTCACTGGGCGGGTTCATGGGGGCAGACCCCACCGTTACCGAAGAGCAATTTGCCCAAATGGTGCGGGACGGAGTGGTCCGGTTCGTCCTGTCCGGCGGCCCCGCAGCGGGCATGCGACCACCGGGGGGCTTCCCGTTTCCACCCCCCGGTGGCGGACCGCCCGGCGGCCCCGGCAACTCTCCGATCATGGGATGGGTGCGGGCACACGGTAAGGAGGTCAATCCCGACCTGTGGCGAACCGACGGCCCCGAGGGCGAACGGTCGCGGCGCCCCGGCCCGGGTGGGCCGCCGGGGTTTATGAACCGACTGTACGACTGCCGGCCGGAACTCGGTCTGCTGGTCCCGGCCGCCGGAGCTGGCGGTGCCCGGTCGGACGCGCCCAACGGGCCGGCTCCGAATGGAGGGCAGAAGTGA